A window of Cucurbita pepo subsp. pepo cultivar mu-cu-16 chromosome LG06, ASM280686v2, whole genome shotgun sequence contains these coding sequences:
- the LOC111797744 gene encoding UDP-glycosyltransferase 82A1, with the protein MKHVSNKPRVLFVPYPAQGHVTPMLMLAAVFQRRGFLPIFLTPSYIHRHISSQISLTNEILFISMPDTVDDNTPHDFFTIETALETTMPSYVRRVLGEYNSNESGVVCMVVDLLASSAIEVGKEYGVAVAGFWPAMFATYNLISAVPDMVKNNLISSDTGCPGEGSKRCVPNQPLLSTEELPWLIGTSSARKARFKFWTRTMVRAKSLQWILVNSFPEELPLENPIPKSSAAVFLVGPLSRHSNPAKTPTFWEEDDGCLQWLEKQSPNSVVYISFGSWVSPINESKVRSLAVALLGLRKPFIWVLKSNWRDGLPIGFTQKIQRYGRLVSWAPQMEILKHRAVGCYLTHCGWNSIMEAIQCRKRLLCFPVAGDQFLNCGYVVKVWRIGLKLNGFGEKEVEEGVRKVMEDGEMKARMMKLHERIMGEDANSRVNSSFTTFIKDINKLSFDKFL; encoded by the exons ATGAAACATGTCTCAAACAAACCAAGGGTGCTATTCGTGCCATACCCGGCTCAAGGTCACGTCACACCGATGCTCATGCTCGCCGCCGTTTTCCAGCGCCGTGGTTTCCTTCCTATATTTCTCACGCCTAGCTACATCCACCGTCATATCTCGTCGCAAATTTCACTCACCAATGAAATCCTCTTCATTTCCATGCCAGACACTGTCGATGACAACACGCCACATGACTTTTTCACCATTGAGACTGCCTTAGAGACCACCATGCCGAGCTACGTTCGACGAGTGTTGGGCGAGTACAACTCGAACGAAAGTGGCGTTGTTTGTATGGTGGTCGACTTGCTTGCTTCTTCGGCCATCGAAGTCGGAAAGGAGTATGGCGTAGCCGTGGCTGGGTTTTGGCCAGCCATGTTCGCAACTTATAACCTCATTTCAGCTGTTCCTGACATGGTCAAGAACAACCTTATTTCTTCCGATACAG GATGTCCAGGAGAAGGATCAAAACGGTGCGTTCCGAACCAGCCGCTGCTGTCTACAGAAGAACTGCCGTGGCTGATCGGAACTTCGTCGGCAAGGAAAGCGAGGTTCAAATTCTGGACAAGAACCATGGTTCGAGCCAAATCTCTTCAATGGATTCTCGTTAATTCCTTCCCGGAAGAGCTTCCCCTTGAAAACCCCATCCCCAAAAGCTCCGCCGCCGTTTTCCTCGTTGGACCTTTGAGCCGCCACTCGAATCCGGCAAAAACACCCACTTTCTGGGAAGAAGACGACGGCTGCCTGCAGTGGCTGGAGAAACAGAGCCCTAATTCCGTCGTGTACATCTCGTTTGGGAGTTGGGTTAGCCCCATTAACGAATCGAAGGTGAGGAGCTTGGCCGTGGCGCTTTTGGGTCTTAGGAAACCGTTCATTTGGGTGCTGAAAAGTAATTGGCGAGATGGGTTACCAATCGGGTTCACACAAAAG ATTCAAAGATACGGGAGGCTCGTTTCATGGGCTCCACAGATGGAGATTTTAAAGCATAGAGCAGTCGGTTGTTATCTAACTCACTGTGGATGGAACTCGATCATGGAAGCGATTCAGTGCCGAAAGCGACTACTTTGTTTCCCGGTGGCGGGCGACCAATTTTTGAATTGTGGGTATGTAGTGAAAGTGTGGAGAATTGGGTTGAAACTCAATGGTTTTGGAGAGAAAGAGGTTGAAGAAGGAGTGAGGAAAGTGATGGAGGATGGAGAGATGAAGGCGAGGATGATGAAGCTTCATGAGAGGATAATGGGGGAAGATGCCAATTCTAGAGTCAACTCTAGCTTCACGACCTTCATCAAAGACATCAATAAGCTTTCGTTCGATAAATTTCTGTAG